The following coding sequences are from one Natrarchaeobaculum sulfurireducens window:
- a CDS encoding VOC family protein, translating into MASPDIPQLDVEIPEITQVAFVVEDLEDGMDRFSNILGVGPWDVYRFEPPALTDRTFRGESHEYAMRLALADVGETMLELIEPLEGPSIYTEHLDEHGEGLHHVACFAFEDTHAVIDAFEDAGMPVIQSGNFDGVEYWYFDTADELNGTIFETAANLEAIPEPEMTYPE; encoded by the coding sequence ATGGCAAGTCCAGACATCCCACAGTTAGACGTCGAAATCCCCGAGATCACGCAGGTGGCGTTCGTCGTCGAGGACCTCGAGGACGGGATGGATCGCTTCTCGAACATCCTTGGCGTCGGCCCCTGGGACGTCTACCGGTTCGAGCCGCCAGCGCTGACCGATCGCACGTTCCGCGGCGAGTCCCACGAGTACGCCATGCGGCTGGCGCTTGCGGACGTCGGCGAGACGATGCTCGAGTTGATCGAACCGCTCGAGGGTCCGAGTATCTACACCGAACACCTCGACGAACACGGCGAGGGGCTCCACCACGTGGCGTGTTTCGCGTTCGAGGACACACACGCGGTCATCGACGCCTTCGAGGACGCCGGAATGCCCGTGATCCAGAGCGGGAACTTCGACGGCGTCGAGTACTGGTACTTCGACACCGCAGACGAACTCAACGGGACGATCTTCGAGACCGCGGCGAACCTCGAGGCGATTCCGGAACCGGAGATGACCTACCCCGAGTAG
- a CDS encoding DUF6498-containing protein, protein MRVPHRVAFGVIIAGNAIPIVSFFTFNVDLHALLVVYWVEVGVIGAATAAKIRRAEGTDNPEELPNWEYSPMGSGESRTIRSLVGKPRGRVFRDFLGTYAVFWGFLAFPVLSLPDDLAGVETASPLVVLGAAVALSVTHIVSYRVDFLEGREYEQKGPVTLLVEPFPRLYGLLGTVFFAGAAITFTGSPVGLLALIVGAKTYVDVRAHRREHGYDRSGENN, encoded by the coding sequence ATGCGAGTACCCCACCGGGTTGCTTTCGGGGTCATCATCGCCGGAAACGCTATTCCGATTGTCAGCTTCTTCACATTTAACGTTGATCTCCACGCGCTGTTGGTTGTCTACTGGGTTGAGGTAGGCGTCATCGGCGCGGCAACCGCAGCGAAGATTCGGCGTGCTGAAGGGACAGACAACCCCGAAGAGCTCCCAAACTGGGAGTACAGTCCAATGGGATCAGGAGAGTCTCGGACAATACGGTCACTGGTTGGCAAACCACGAGGGCGCGTCTTTCGGGATTTTCTCGGCACCTACGCTGTGTTTTGGGGTTTTCTTGCTTTCCCGGTACTTTCACTTCCAGATGATTTAGCTGGCGTCGAAACTGCTTCACCGCTCGTTGTACTGGGTGCTGCCGTTGCACTTTCTGTGACACACATCGTTTCTTATCGAGTCGATTTCCTTGAAGGTCGTGAGTACGAACAGAAAGGCCCAGTCACGCTGTTGGTTGAGCCGTTTCCCCGATTATACGGGCTCCTTGGAACGGTATTCTTTGCGGGGGCCGCGATAACTTTTACCGGATCGCCTGTTGGGCTACTCGCTCTTATTGTGGGTGCTAAGACATACGTCGACGTTCGAGCCCACAGGCGAGAGCATGGTTATGACCGCTCTGGAGAGAACAATTAA
- a CDS encoding NAD(+)/NADH kinase produces the protein MSRVGLIVNPAAGRDVRRLTGGATVVDSYAKRRVAECVLDGLTAVADPPSARLMPDRSGIADHVLEASPSVVDARPLEFPVENSPADTRRAAAHFRDEGVGAVVVLGGDGTTRDVATAIGDVPVIAVSTGTNNVVPTSVEGTVAGVAAALLATGAISAADVTTRHGTVDVRTTSPDDDRSLTALAASEVSARSFIGTRALLEPADLVGGVVSRAHPADIGLAAVAGAVERVAPDDPGGVGLRLTDPETASRTVRAVLAPGVTATLGIEAVERLEWNEPFTFEISDGVVGADGERELEVTDTTVELTPVPEGPRLVDVEATLAAGARAGALEDVEQ, from the coding sequence GTGTCCCGCGTTGGACTGATCGTCAACCCGGCCGCCGGCCGCGACGTCCGGCGGCTCACCGGCGGCGCGACCGTCGTCGACAGCTACGCGAAACGTCGCGTCGCCGAGTGCGTCCTCGACGGGCTGACCGCGGTGGCCGACCCGCCATCGGCACGGCTCATGCCGGATCGAAGCGGCATCGCCGACCACGTCCTCGAGGCGTCGCCGTCCGTGGTCGACGCGCGCCCGCTCGAGTTCCCGGTCGAGAACTCGCCGGCCGACACGCGCCGGGCCGCCGCCCACTTCCGTGATGAAGGCGTCGGCGCGGTCGTCGTTCTCGGGGGCGACGGGACGACCCGCGACGTCGCCACGGCGATCGGCGACGTGCCGGTGATCGCCGTCTCGACGGGGACGAACAACGTCGTGCCGACGAGTGTCGAAGGCACCGTCGCGGGCGTCGCGGCCGCACTCCTCGCGACCGGAGCCATTTCGGCCGCCGACGTCACCACGCGACACGGAACGGTCGACGTCCGGACCACCTCGCCCGACGACGATCGCAGCCTGACGGCGCTGGCGGCCTCCGAAGTGTCAGCGCGGTCGTTCATCGGAACGCGGGCCCTGCTCGAGCCGGCCGATCTCGTCGGCGGCGTCGTCTCGCGAGCCCACCCAGCGGACATCGGGCTCGCTGCGGTCGCCGGTGCGGTCGAACGCGTCGCCCCTGACGACCCTGGCGGCGTCGGACTCCGGCTGACCGACCCCGAGACGGCCTCGAGAACCGTGCGGGCGGTCCTCGCACCGGGCGTGACGGCGACTCTCGGCATCGAGGCCGTCGAACGCCTCGAGTGGAACGAGCCGTTCACCTTCGAGATTTCCGACGGCGTCGTCGGTGCCGACGGCGAGCGCGAACTCGAGGTCACCGATACGACGGTCGAACTCACGCCGGTCCCCGAGGGACCGCGGCTCGTCGACGTCGAGGCGACGCTCGCGGCCGGTGCTCGTGCTGGTGCGCTCGAGGACGTCGAACAGTGA
- a CDS encoding alpha-ketoacid dehydrogenase subunit beta gives MTALADTELETETEELTVREAIRQAMREELRRDEDVFLIGEDIGVFGGVLEVTGDLYEEFGPERIKDTPISEAGFMGAATGAAATGTRPVVELMFSDFAGVAMEQIMNQMAKMRYMFGGKAEMPVTVRTTEGGGMGAASQHSGTIHSWIAHFPGLHAVAPGTPAAAKGLTKAAIRSNDPVFVFENKMIYEQKGQVPTDEDFTIPLGEAAVEREGEDVTVVATQRLVGESLQTAEGMADDVDVEVIDPRSLYPLDTETIVESVRKTGRLIVADESPLSYGTHAEIIARVQEEAFFSLDAPIQRVGTPDTHMPFSPPLEQEVLPTGEDVRNAIGRVT, from the coding sequence ATGACTGCACTCGCAGACACAGAACTCGAGACAGAAACCGAAGAACTGACCGTCAGAGAAGCGATTCGACAGGCGATGCGCGAGGAACTCCGCCGCGACGAGGACGTCTTCCTCATCGGCGAGGACATTGGCGTCTTCGGCGGCGTCCTCGAGGTGACGGGCGACCTCTACGAGGAGTTCGGCCCGGAGCGCATCAAGGATACGCCGATCAGCGAGGCGGGCTTTATGGGCGCGGCGACGGGAGCCGCGGCGACGGGCACGCGGCCGGTCGTCGAGTTGATGTTCTCCGATTTCGCCGGCGTTGCGATGGAACAGATCATGAACCAGATGGCCAAGATGCGCTATATGTTCGGCGGGAAAGCGGAAATGCCGGTCACCGTCCGGACGACCGAAGGCGGTGGGATGGGCGCTGCGAGCCAGCACTCGGGGACGATTCACTCCTGGATCGCCCACTTCCCCGGACTGCACGCAGTTGCCCCCGGAACGCCCGCGGCGGCGAAGGGACTGACGAAGGCCGCGATCCGCTCGAACGATCCCGTCTTCGTCTTCGAGAACAAGATGATCTACGAGCAGAAAGGACAGGTCCCGACCGACGAGGACTTCACTATCCCGCTCGGCGAGGCGGCGGTCGAACGCGAGGGCGAAGACGTCACCGTCGTCGCGACCCAGCGCCTCGTCGGCGAGTCGCTCCAGACCGCGGAGGGGATGGCCGACGACGTCGACGTCGAGGTGATCGACCCCCGGTCGCTGTACCCACTCGACACCGAGACGATCGTCGAAAGCGTCCGCAAGACCGGCCGGCTGATCGTCGCCGACGAGAGTCCGCTTTCGTACGGCACGCACGCCGAAATCATCGCTCGAGTCCAGGAAGAGGCCTTCTTCAGCCTCGACGCCCCGATCCAGCGAGTCGGGACGCCCGACACTCACATGCCGTTTAGCCCGCCGCTCGAGCAGGAAGTTCTCCCCACCGGCGAGGACGTCCGAAACGCGATCGGGCGGGTGACGTAG
- a CDS encoding thiamine pyrophosphate-dependent dehydrogenase E1 component subunit alpha, which produces MADYDLQGETGRRDALRRMVTIRAFDEEAGNRFADGEIPGFVHLYIGEEAVGVGTCAALEPDDYIASTHRGHGHCIAKGLDPKYMMAELYGKADGYCNGKGGSMHIADVDAGMLGANGIVGAGPPMATGAALSIDYQDRDQVAVGFLGDGAVAQGQVHEAVNIAATWDLPAIFVIENNHYGEGTPVEDQHNVDTLSDTAQAYDIPGVTVDGMDITAVEEAVAKARERARAGDGPSIIEAETYRYRGHYEGDEEPYRDDAEIERWMDRDPIETFRDRLIDRGELTEDEFEELQAEVDAEIDAAVEFALDADDPTPEQAYEDMFAEMPPEIDRFAAAARTDGGERSHDSRPSSAHRSDGGHPGGDRR; this is translated from the coding sequence ATGGCAGACTATGACTTACAGGGCGAAACGGGACGGCGTGACGCATTACGGCGGATGGTCACAATCCGCGCGTTCGACGAGGAGGCGGGGAATCGATTCGCAGATGGCGAGATTCCGGGGTTCGTCCACCTCTATATCGGCGAGGAGGCGGTCGGCGTCGGCACCTGTGCGGCACTCGAGCCGGATGACTACATCGCGAGCACCCACCGTGGACACGGCCACTGCATCGCGAAGGGGCTCGATCCGAAGTACATGATGGCCGAACTCTACGGCAAGGCCGACGGCTACTGTAACGGCAAGGGCGGCTCGATGCACATCGCGGACGTCGACGCCGGGATGCTCGGGGCGAACGGTATCGTCGGCGCTGGTCCACCGATGGCGACGGGCGCGGCGCTGTCGATCGACTACCAGGACCGCGACCAGGTCGCCGTCGGCTTCCTCGGCGACGGCGCGGTTGCCCAGGGACAGGTCCACGAAGCTGTCAACATCGCGGCAACCTGGGACCTGCCGGCGATCTTCGTTATCGAGAACAACCACTACGGCGAGGGGACGCCGGTCGAAGACCAGCACAACGTTGACACGCTCAGCGATACCGCCCAGGCCTACGACATTCCGGGCGTAACCGTCGACGGCATGGACATCACTGCCGTCGAGGAAGCGGTCGCCAAAGCACGCGAGCGCGCTCGAGCGGGAGACGGCCCCTCGATTATCGAAGCCGAGACGTACCGCTACCGGGGCCACTACGAGGGCGACGAAGAGCCTTACCGCGACGACGCAGAGATCGAGCGCTGGATGGATCGAGATCCGATCGAGACGTTCAGAGACCGACTGATCGATCGCGGCGAACTCACCGAAGACGAGTTCGAAGAGCTGCAGGCGGAGGTCGACGCCGAGATCGACGCGGCGGTCGAGTTCGCCCTCGACGCCGACGATCCGACGCCAGAACAGGCCTACGAGGACATGTTCGCGGAGATGCCACCGGAGATCGACCGATTTGCGGCGGCCGCCCGGACCGACGGTGGTGAGCGCTCACACGATTCGCGACCCTCGTCGGCGCATCGCTCCGACGGCGGCCACCCAGGAGGTGACCGACGATGA
- a CDS encoding PHP domain-containing protein: protein MQDFHVHSNYSDGSFLRGMVRAAESAGLEGLGFADHCNVGARERMAEMRRAYGFNLDLTYERRRQAIDRLRADTSLDLYDAVEMDYHPADEGEIRSFLASAGFDYAIGSVHQVDGTNVQVASQFVDRLPAERDRIVETYYDRLVSLVESELFDIAAHVDLLERTTPLRGRATDEQYHRVADAFARSRTIPEINAGRALTDEEIVHPETQFFEILREHDVPFTLGTDAHRPFEVENRAGFLAEFVERYDLEPTVPPALEE from the coding sequence ATGCAGGATTTCCACGTCCACTCGAACTACTCGGACGGGAGCTTTCTCAGGGGAATGGTTCGAGCCGCGGAGTCGGCCGGTCTCGAGGGACTCGGCTTCGCCGACCACTGTAACGTCGGTGCCCGAGAACGCATGGCCGAGATGCGACGGGCCTACGGCTTCAACCTCGATCTCACCTACGAACGACGCCGTCAAGCTATCGACCGACTTCGAGCGGACACATCGCTCGACCTCTATGACGCCGTCGAAATGGATTATCACCCGGCCGACGAGGGCGAGATTCGATCGTTTCTCGCGTCGGCCGGCTTCGACTACGCTATCGGGAGCGTCCACCAGGTCGACGGAACCAACGTCCAGGTCGCATCCCAGTTCGTCGACCGGCTGCCGGCCGAACGCGACCGGATCGTCGAGACCTACTACGACCGACTCGTCTCGCTGGTCGAGTCGGAACTGTTCGACATCGCCGCCCACGTCGACCTGCTCGAGCGGACGACACCGCTTCGCGGACGAGCCACCGACGAGCAGTACCACCGCGTCGCCGACGCGTTCGCACGTTCCAGAACGATTCCCGAGATCAACGCCGGGCGGGCACTGACCGACGAGGAGATCGTCCACCCCGAAACCCAGTTCTTCGAGATCCTGCGCGAACACGACGTCCCGTTTACCCTCGGGACGGACGCCCATCGACCGTTCGAGGTCGAAAACCGCGCGGGATTCCTCGCCGAGTTCGTCGAGCGTTACGACCTCGAGCCGACCGTTCCACCTGCACTCGAAGAGTAA
- a CDS encoding DUF7847 domain-containing protein, translating to MSAIGSLSTALATLRAHPVILVGGLFFVLLGELSVLLDVYLGSLTQLLVVPLWLFLTPFLLGGFVAMIHGALEGSTSVGTFVRGGKDNYVSMLGATVVFVGILIGLSIVGTVVLIIAGAAGFAVGGGIVVVALVSVVLLVGFAVVFMFVQFYDAAIVVSDDRAIDSFSRSVGLVSQNLASVIGFSVVFLALTLLGQGPGMALYLSSVEFTQTGETVVTSTSTLWLSIAVTLIVGTIVTAYAYTYFVAFYTSLLEGRRND from the coding sequence ATGAGCGCTATTGGCTCACTCTCGACTGCGTTGGCTACCCTCCGAGCGCATCCCGTGATTCTGGTCGGCGGACTGTTCTTCGTCCTGCTGGGTGAACTCTCGGTACTGCTGGACGTCTACCTCGGATCGCTCACACAGCTGCTCGTCGTTCCGCTGTGGCTGTTTCTCACCCCGTTTCTCCTCGGCGGCTTCGTGGCGATGATCCACGGGGCGCTCGAGGGGTCGACCTCGGTCGGGACGTTCGTCCGCGGTGGGAAAGACAACTACGTCTCGATGCTCGGGGCGACGGTCGTCTTCGTCGGGATCCTCATCGGCCTCTCGATCGTCGGAACGGTCGTACTCATCATCGCCGGTGCTGCCGGATTCGCCGTCGGCGGTGGGATCGTCGTCGTCGCGCTCGTCAGCGTGGTCTTGCTCGTGGGTTTCGCCGTCGTCTTCATGTTCGTCCAGTTCTACGACGCCGCGATCGTCGTCAGCGACGACCGGGCGATCGACTCGTTTTCGCGCAGCGTCGGCCTCGTCTCGCAGAATCTCGCGAGCGTGATCGGCTTCTCTGTCGTTTTCCTGGCGCTCACCCTGCTGGGACAGGGGCCGGGAATGGCGTTGTACCTCTCTTCGGTCGAGTTCACCCAAACTGGCGAAACCGTCGTGACCTCGACGTCGACGCTGTGGCTCTCGATTGCGGTGACGCTGATCGTCGGAACCATTGTTACGGCGTACGCGTACACGTACTTCGTCGCGTTCTACACGAGCCTGCTCGAGGGCCGGCGTAACGACTAA
- the aroC gene encoding chorismate synthase encodes MNGNRFGRLFQVTTFGESHGEAMGCTVSGCPAGLELSAEDIQEDLDRRKPGQSMITTSRGEPDAVSIKSGVQDGYTTGTPIGMVIQNKDARSGKYEPFITAPRPSHGDFTYSAKFGTRNWGGGGRSSARETVNWVAAGAIAKKLLALEGIELKAHVNQIADIEAPEVSFEQMLEHSEENAVRCAHPESAEKMQDRIAEYQEEGDSIGGSIYFEVRGVPVGLGAPRFDSLSARLGQAMMAVPATTAFEFGLGTEAAEYSGKDRNDDWEFDDDGTPTPVENDHGGIQGGISSGEPIYGEVTLHAPTSIPKEQQTVDWETGEVVDDAQVIGRHDPVLPPRGVPVVEAMLALTLVDFMLLSGRITPDRVDGNPGEYETDYHPSNPKNE; translated from the coding sequence ATGAACGGCAACCGCTTCGGTCGCCTCTTCCAGGTGACCACGTTCGGCGAGAGCCACGGGGAAGCGATGGGCTGTACCGTCTCGGGCTGTCCAGCCGGCCTCGAGCTCTCCGCAGAGGACATCCAGGAGGATCTAGACCGTCGGAAACCGGGCCAGTCGATGATCACGACCAGCCGCGGCGAACCCGACGCGGTTTCGATCAAGTCGGGCGTCCAGGACGGCTACACGACTGGCACGCCGATCGGGATGGTCATCCAGAACAAAGACGCTCGCTCGGGCAAGTACGAGCCCTTCATCACCGCACCGCGACCGAGCCACGGCGATTTCACCTACTCGGCGAAGTTCGGCACCCGCAACTGGGGTGGCGGCGGCCGCTCGTCCGCGCGTGAGACCGTCAACTGGGTCGCCGCGGGCGCCATCGCGAAGAAACTGCTCGCACTCGAGGGCATCGAACTCAAAGCCCACGTCAACCAGATCGCCGACATCGAGGCTCCAGAGGTGAGCTTCGAGCAGATGCTCGAGCACTCGGAGGAGAACGCCGTCCGGTGTGCTCACCCCGAGTCAGCAGAGAAGATGCAGGATCGAATCGCGGAGTATCAGGAGGAAGGCGACTCGATCGGTGGCAGCATCTACTTCGAGGTCCGCGGCGTTCCCGTCGGCCTCGGCGCGCCACGGTTCGACTCGCTGTCGGCCCGACTCGGCCAGGCGATGATGGCCGTCCCGGCGACGACGGCCTTCGAGTTCGGCCTCGGAACTGAAGCCGCAGAATACTCGGGGAAAGATCGAAACGACGACTGGGAGTTCGACGACGACGGGACCCCGACGCCGGTCGAAAACGATCACGGCGGCATCCAGGGCGGCATCTCGAGCGGCGAGCCGATCTACGGCGAGGTGACGCTCCACGCGCCCACCTCGATCCCGAAAGAACAACAGACGGTCGATTGGGAAACCGGTGAGGTGGTCGACGACGCACAGGTCATCGGCCGCCACGACCCCGTCCTCCCACCGAGGGGTGTCCCCGTCGTCGAGGCGATGCTCGCGCTTACCCTCGTCGACTTCATGTTGCTGTCGGGGCGGATCACCCCCGACCGCGTCGACGGCAATCCCGGCGAGTACGAGACGGACTACCACCCGAGTAACCCGAAAAACGAGTAG
- a CDS encoding alkaline phosphatase family protein: protein MRTDLESRLRVDLLEDGYLEPSYDSYCFANVPETVRRELGVVDGTTRALPEDVLADVDNSYERVFVVLVDGFGLELWKRHREDHPLLERIEERGTVTPLTSIYPSETAAALTTFHTGRLPTSHGVLGWEVYDPADDASYEAFSTTVTAGDESTDYELQDVFVGDPIYPALEAAGVDCRHVVPFAETYDGATCHSYGTVDGPGHGLEGLEEAVEEAFTAAADPAYLFAYLPQVDTVAHAYGTTSDPYREAVRETFDALDRALSGLGDTAREDTLVLLTADHGHVDTDPDRNVDLERFDDVMAALERHGTGEPVRYAGSPRNVHLHLREPEESRDDIRETLEDALEAQVITREEALECGLFGRGEQSQTFRRRLGDLVVCHRELSVWYGSDRPKLELVGMHGGLHPDEMLVPFAAVDLEAVC from the coding sequence ATGCGGACCGACCTCGAGAGCCGCCTGCGGGTTGACCTGCTCGAGGACGGCTACCTCGAGCCGTCGTACGATTCCTACTGTTTCGCCAACGTGCCCGAAACGGTCCGGCGCGAGCTGGGCGTCGTCGACGGGACCACCCGAGCGCTACCCGAAGACGTCCTCGCCGACGTCGACAACAGCTACGAACGGGTTTTCGTCGTCCTCGTCGACGGCTTCGGGCTCGAACTCTGGAAACGCCACCGCGAGGATCACCCGCTGCTCGAGCGAATCGAAGAGCGGGGGACGGTAACGCCGTTGACCTCGATTTACCCCTCCGAGACGGCGGCGGCGCTGACGACTTTTCACACGGGACGGCTCCCCACGAGCCACGGCGTTCTCGGCTGGGAGGTGTACGATCCGGCCGACGATGCCTCTTATGAGGCCTTCTCCACGACGGTGACCGCCGGTGACGAGTCGACCGACTACGAGCTTCAGGACGTCTTCGTGGGCGACCCGATCTATCCCGCGCTCGAGGCCGCTGGCGTCGACTGTCGCCACGTCGTCCCGTTCGCCGAAACCTACGACGGGGCGACCTGTCACAGCTACGGCACCGTCGACGGGCCGGGTCACGGCCTCGAGGGGCTCGAAGAGGCCGTCGAGGAGGCGTTTACAGCCGCGGCCGATCCGGCCTACCTGTTCGCCTATCTGCCCCAGGTCGACACCGTTGCACACGCCTACGGCACGACGAGCGACCCGTACCGCGAAGCCGTCCGCGAGACGTTCGACGCCCTCGATCGAGCCCTGTCGGGGCTGGGAGACACTGCACGCGAGGACACCCTCGTCCTCCTGACGGCAGACCACGGCCACGTCGACACCGATCCCGATCGAAACGTCGACCTCGAGCGATTCGACGACGTGATGGCGGCGCTCGAGCGCCACGGGACCGGCGAGCCGGTCCGCTACGCCGGGAGCCCGCGTAACGTCCACCTCCACCTTCGAGAGCCCGAGGAGTCGCGTGACGATATCAGGGAGACGCTCGAAGACGCCCTCGAGGCCCAGGTCATCACCCGCGAGGAGGCTCTCGAGTGTGGCCTCTTCGGACGCGGCGAGCAAAGCCAGACGTTCCGTCGGCGGCTGGGCGATCTCGTCGTCTGTCACCGCGAGCTGTCGGTCTGGTACGGCAGCGACCGACCGAAACTCGAGTTGGTTGGGATGCACGGCGGGCTCCACCCCGACGAGATGCTGGTCCCGTTCGCCGCGGTCGACCTCGAGGCGGTGTGCTGA